GTGACACGACAATTTGTTAAGACATATCTTTTTTATCCGATTCAGCtattacaatggccgatgtaCGAATGTAAATTGGATTACACACGGTACAAATCTGCGAAACTCTCACACTCAATGTTTTACtcctttttcaatattaatttctataataaagtaaaatatatttaatattatctcaATAAACACGAGTGAGTCTGGGCCTCGATTTCACGGCAGCGTGTTCACATTATAATATGAAGGAACTGCGCGCGCGCACAAAGCCGCCGCGACCCGCGCAGCGCTGCAGATTTTAATTATGCCCTGCCCTTCGGCCCGGCTCCAGGGCTGGCAGAGCTCGCTGGGTATACTTAGGTACGTGATGGTGTGAACCCTCTGCCTTCAACCTTGGAACCTTCAACCCCCTAAAATTAACGTTCCTATCTTTAGGTGTTGTGCAATAGGCCTCATTCAAAAGTCATACCTACAACATATACATACAATCCAATTCTCAAAACTCTATAATGattgagttatttaaaatacctactaaTTTGAGAATAAGATATGAACTTTTGACCAAGTGGCAAACGGTCCATAGACAGGGTTTGCCTCATATCAGTTCAGTCATACCTGTATTTATCTATCCTAACTGTAGAAATGGATGTGGTGTACTTAATACTGTACTAATGCATTAGGTTAACTCCATTAcacttggtttttttttctattaaggCAAGGCAAGTGTTGCCTACCTACTTGATAACTGGTAATAAGATTTCAGATATCTATAAGTTCTCAATCTATAAATTGTTTAGATTTAATACAAAGCCTAGACTTCACATAGTGATTACATTACGAGAAGTCGCAGTGCTTGGAGCTCAGTGGACTGAGCGAATCGATAATGTACTTGGTCCTTTTATATTCTAACCTTTCCCTGGTACTATGTATGGCCTGCCTATTATTCTGTGCTAACAGTGTCGTCCCGGCAGCCCTGCGGCGGCGTCGAATGTCATTTTAACAGCGCGCCCGTCGCCATCTTATTTTTTGCTCCCGCGCATTTTCGAGCGCGatcataaaattttgttattaatacagtaaaattttcGGATTAGGTAGTATTAAATTCGAAACAAAGCAGGGATTTAATTGGTAATTCGTGTCCGAGGGACGTTATACGAATATTTGTACGCGACCAATATCCGTTCGTTTATTGTTTTCGGTTGTAAACTCGATTCGGGACGCGAATGTGTGCGTcggcagcgcgcggcggcgagcggcgGCATTGTGCGCGCCATTCAATTAGCCActgaatttttaatgaaatatcacGTTGTACAGACGTAATTAAATCAGAGCGCGGCTCTGAAAATAGAGGATTTATTTGTGGAAGCCATTGTGGCCGGCCGGCCTAATCAATGAACACTTTATTACTTGCTCGCGCTCCAATCTCGATTGCACGGCGGACGGACTTTCTGCTCGTCGACATATTGCCTTCTGTATTCATATTATGCTGGAGCCTACTTATGAACTTATTTCCATCAATGGTGCCCAGAAAACAACTAAATCTTAATATGCTTAGGGaacaaatgacaaaaataactgttataatataagaacaaaccaatttattttttatactttgacCAATAAAGCTAAGGTTTAAATAATGATCTCGTACTTAACATCTAGTTTGTACAGAggtttagttttataaatatgtatctatAATAGTTTGAAGACAATTTGTCGGTGCAACTGAACAAAAACAGAATAGATTTCGAATAAACACAACATCCATGCTTTTTTGCCAATTAATCAGCTGATCGTAATATGTGACTTTGTTATGAACAGAGCTATGAGTACTCGATCAGGTCGGTAACCATATAAAGTAGATggctagtttaaaaaaatctattctgttTCTGAGCAGAGTTAAACATAGACTAGccttattttgaaaaacatttgtCATAATATCGTCTCCAGATGAAATAAGTTATCTAAAATGGAATTACACATCGAAAATAATCAATTCATTGTTTTGAATAAGTTATCAGACTGATGCAATACAATAGTTCGACTAATGACCGTCAGAAACGAATCACGATAACTTTGTAAACCACAAACTGTTTGGTAATAAAAGATAATCAAATGAAATGCTATCTCCTATCAGAATAAGTACATTCatcgtatttatttagaatatttacatCTTTGCACCCATTCCCGACGGCCGCCGCCGGGTGAACACCATAGCTTATACATATCTACATCACACGAGGTATAATATTACAACTCTACACAACTAGCTGAACATTATCagatcattttattaatataaaatcgtTAATTGAATGTAAAATCTTGTTGAAACTTCTTCTGCAGATAAATTGCCGACGGTTTAACTTTTGGCAccttgataaaaatactttcatccATAACTTTACCCTGCACTTGTTATGTAATAGATTCAAAAACATGTTGCCTCGACTACGTACCAACTACTAAATTTTGAATACCAAAAGGAAAGATTAAATCACTCtcattaattaaactattcacccttacaataaataaattcacaacGCTCACACAAAGATTCGGTGTTATACAACATCATCAGGAAGTCTTAGTAACTGCATAGCTGCAATATTAAACCTCGCGACAGTAACCGCTATATATCTTACATCGATAACGTAGgtatatacaatataatacttttatcaACAATTATCATAAACATTATCACTAGAAGATCAGTTTGTGTCGCTTAAAATTATATCACTCACACTGCACTTCACATGGGATCACCGAATCACTGCATCAACTGGGATTTCCCCCAAAATTAAATAGTCTATTTTTATTGACGGTACTCTCGTATTAAGTAACTAAGTCTATTAATCTCAGTCGTGACGCGCGCTATCAGTTGCTCCACCTGCCGCCGCCGCGTCACCGCGTCACCTCGTCACAGCGTCACTGCGTCACCACGTCAGCGTGGTGGTGGCCACGCTCACCGGTCGTGGTTGGTGGCGAGGCGCGCGTGTCAgagcgcgtgcgcgtgcgcatggTGCGGGGGCGGCGCCTGCTGGTGCGGGTGCGGCAGCGCGTGAGGGTTGCCCGCCGTGTGCTGACGACCCTGCAGGCAAAGACACACATAAGTTACATGTTCATCCCGGAACAGGAGAAAACCAGCTGCGAGGAGTTTTTAGGGAgaacgttaataatattataaagttcaaGGCCGCTACAAATAATTCTATTAGCCTATAAACTTTACAACTTTAACCATTTAAACTTCTCACATTTCACAACTCCTTCTAATGCGAGGATGAAACAGTCGGAGCATTTCTAGTACTAGCGATACTAACTTGTAAATAGACATAGTAGTCGTAGGGCTGGTGCAGCGGCCAGCAGCGCTGCGGCGGCACGGGGTAGAGCGGCGGCACGGGGtacagcgcgccgccgcccagcTTGTTGCGCAGGATGCGGCTGATGCTGGACACCGACGGCACGTTGTACTTGTCGCACACGCCGTCCGCCAGCAGCCGGTCGCGGATCTCCCACGCGAAGATGCCCGGGTCCTTCGCTTTTAGTTGCTTTATGTATGATACTACCTGTACACAAGCACAGTgaaattgtaatgaaaattgtCCCAATTTCGACAAATTGTTCTGCGATTTATGGGATATGGCtgagataattgaaaaataccTGGATGCACAGAATGTCAGGAAAAAGGGAATACTTGATGAATCTATGCGGATATGCTGAGCTCTCCTCTTTGTTCTCAAATTTTTATCTACGGGTACCTAAACCTTGGGGCACCAAGGAACAATTCCGGAATTTCCCGAAAGTGACAATCCACTTACCTTAGGTGTGGTGACTCTGGGTTTGGAGCCTCCGATGGCTCCCGGCAGTATGGAGCCGGTCTCGTGGTAGCGGGCCAGGATCTTGGAGACGCAGCCGTGCGACACCCGCAGCTGCCGGCTGATGTCGCAGGGTCTGAGAGCAAACCGATACATCAGATAGATGGACAGGGCAGTAGTTAAGAAAGGATGTTGCAGCTTCCATTAGCAAACTACGTTAACGTTAAACTAAGTTAAGTGACTAAGAGCTGATGAAAATTGTCTTAAGATGGCACCCATGCAATAAGTTAAAGGTGGATGCTTGacttttcatattgtttttttttactcaaaactGAATAAGATTTCTAGAACCTCATTTGAAACCTGCGCtaagtttcaaatattaaaagattAGTAGTAGTTAGAGTGATTCCAAAATTAGATTATTTCATAATTAGCTCCATGACAAGGTATAAGTAGATAGGTTCAGTGATCAGGCATTTTCTTATCGATTGCCTAAGTTTTTTGCATCGAGTAGTTATATCACAAGTATGCTACCtattgttgatatttaaatacaatcttTGCGCTTGGTTTAGTTTTATGATGAAAGAACACGTTACGTTATCGAGAAATAAAAGATAAGATAACTCATTCACggttttattgtgatttaatcaaaacaaatgaaatatcgTTCAGCTTACTATTTATGGACTAGTGATGTCACTCACTAACtattttatcgatatatttatGCTATTATGTATTTCCTgaagtttctttttctattacGGATTGTGTTGTTCTGGTCTTAAATTATGGAACACTTAGAAAACTTAGAGACTAGGAAAAAATAGTTGTCCTCTTTCTACAAACACATTATTGTACTTCCCTTTGTAGGGATTCCATTTTAGTTTGATTTCTTACTACCAAATCCAAATGTTGAGCAATTACCTCTCCCCAGTTTCCCACATACTTCCAACATCCATCACACATATCCAAGTTCCTCACCTGATCCCAAGCTGCGCCAGCTCGACTATCCTCAGCCTCACAGCGTTGGGCAGCGGCCTCCCGTTGACGAACACGCCGCCGAGCTGGTTGACCTCCCCGTACTGCTGCGTGCCGGTGCCCGCCACGCCAGGGTTGCCCATGCCCCCGCCACTGGGGTCTGCGGGCAAAGAAAATATCATGTCACGGACaaccaaactaatattatgaagagGAATTTTGACTTTTTGCTTGTTTGTAatgacaaaatcaaaagttttttcatAAGGCATGTTATTGTAACAGGATCTAAAATCTTTGAACCGCTTTTAAATGCTGGATTATTGTTATATACGATCTAGATTATAATATATGGGTGCGAGAGCGAGTAGAGCCGAGTTGTACCGGCCTCACATGACTGCTGATGCAGATTCATGTTGAACCAACCACCAATTGTTTCACCGCCGCATGGGAGACACAAAACAATCTCTTGTTTTAAATCTGCAAGCTTTTTGGGCATGAGGTCTGTTAGGAAAActtattgtagtttttttataaacaacaaattagtATTACAAGAAAGGAAATGTCTACGCTCAAGCTTTCAAGTCCATGAAATAAACCTCTTGCCTCAGCTTTTTCCACATTCGTTTAACGGTTGAAGTTTCTCAAGAAATTGCTTTATGTTTTCCTATATTTTGTcaataaaagtactttaaataatagtttctaTTTCCAACTGTTGTTTACCAAAATCCAAACGTCCGTAGTACGTAAAACATAATGTTCAGCTAGTATATTTATCGAGTTTGGAGCCGGTTCCTTCACATTATTATGTATAACAACATAACGCCAAGTCGAACGTGAACCAcggcttttatattattttataatacgcTTGTAACATTACATAATGATTCATAGTTATTTATGTATGAATCTGACGGCGGCGACGGGCTCaaaaaaactaatgaaactCAAACGATTGAATCAAAAGTGGTGATAATAGGCTTTGCTGGAAAATACGAAGTAGTGTTGTATCTTTTGAGTTGTTTATCTTTAGTTTACTATCACACTCTTACATTCTTCGTTTTTATGAAGGAACTTACTACttcattataaagaaaaccTTTTAATTTTTGAGTGTTAAAATAGGTGATATGGCCTTTTACACTCATGTCAGTATAAAAATAACCTTACTATaacaaattatagttttttctATGACGAGCGAAACACAAGTCCGTTTTTTCACACTGCTAGGCATATTTTCCACATTTCGTTAACAGTCATTGTAGAATCATGATTATGACATGAGTAAGACTATGCTAAACCTTCACCTACGGGCTACATTGTCCTAGTGACGTCACAGGTGTCACGTGGTGTCGGGGCGAGTGTCACCCGACACCCACTTTGATGTCGCCACCGCCGACACTCATCGTTTTGTGTCGTCACTCGACTCCGGCGCAGACTGTCGTAAAACGTAGCTTGTTAACTTTGCGTCGGTTTGATATTGTATCCAGCTGGTTCCAACAAACGCTGATCCGGTATTATATGTCATcgtggtattattattttcaaatcgGCTTCGTAATTGAAGgaaaaagatacattttttgttcatcTCTGCATCGTGACAATCGATCCAAGAATAATAAGCCACTGGATTAACCGACTTTGAATCCGTTggtgttttatattattttgaaagcgGTTTCAGGGTAGCTCTATCTCCCTATGGGAACCCGGCGCTGAGACAAACGTCACATTTTCAGCCTCGTATGTTGTTTTTCTACTGTTTCTGTCAGCGGTAGTAACagcatttttgtattttgtgggCTTATTTCTTTATACTGTCCGAAACTGTCCGAATATTGCGCACTTAGGTAATTAGATATTAAAtcagaaaattgaaaaaataaacacaatagcTACAGAATGTTAACGTAGTAAGTAGTAggagtttcttgctcgttcttctccatgagaatctaccttccgaacgagcgtagcttcaataggagactgaccgataGACTGACACTAATTTTTAGTATTGTTcatatgtaaattgttttgccgttcaaaagtgccatatactggtataattgaaataaagaatttgactttgactttaagTGAGGCCAAGAAttgttacgtaataaaaataactttttttatcagCCCGAGGCACTTAATAAGAACAAAATAAGACAATCGAACGATTACTAAAACAAACTCGTATCTCATTTCTCTGTGGAGCAAACATTGAGGCTAGCTGTCATGCGCGTACTCCCGTTGCATCCGCCTAATAAACGTCACGAGACGTCACCGTGACACATGTCACTCCGACGCGCGCCACAGTGACACGCGGCTATCTGTCACGGAGCCGCGGAGTGGTGACAGCTGACTACAAATGACTGAAACATGAGATTCCTGAAGATAATTTTCAGTTTGTTTTCACGACTGTTAGGATACATTTATCATGGCGGCCGCGAGAGGGTTATAATTAACGAAGTGCTGATATCGGGGAGAAATTGTAATGCGCTACAGATATTAATTCGAAGTTATTTATGTTCCGCTTGTTAATATGATgttctaatttattttaggtgtaaagaaatttaaaacaccTTAAAAGAGAAACAAGTTCATCGTCCACGTTCATTAGTTTGAACTAAATCTACTCTTTTCGTAATCTTTCTCTAAAATGTAGACCCCATACCATAAATTCATAGACAGCTAAGCTAACTAAGGTACAATGCACATTGGTTTAATGTAAGAAGTTCTTATTCTTATTATGGAGTTTTACTGCAGTACTCTCTATTACTACCAGCACAAACCGAAAAATCTGCAGACCAACTCAAAGTAACTCAATTATGAAACATACAGTTTCGACATAAAACATGCCaccaaaaagaataaaaaacaaattgccGTCTCTATCCGCACCTAAAcatgaaaaagtaacaaagacTTGACCATAACTCAGACGACTGCCCAAACCCTGACAAAGTACAGTCGAGCAAATAAAGCAAAGGTACAGTCGCGCACTCCTCGCTCGTCGGGAAACAAATTAGCGGGCCGCGGGACAAAATGCTTGACTAATGTCTAATGTCCCGCTGTTAGTGTTGTCTTGTTGTCCCGCCGTGTCACGCCGCTATTTATACCACTCTACTTACTGATTTAAGTGGGAATGTAATTTCATGTAAGTTGCAATTGTTTTAGGAGCTTGTGGTTATTAGTAGGCGCACTTTCAATTTGAGAATTCCATTCTTGTGTTTTTTACGCTCGTACTTTTTCTGCTCGTaatatattgtataattttggTTACTCGAATGCTACATTATGTCCAGAGGTAATACATAATTGGTTATCTGTTGATAAAACAAGTACTTAAAGTTAGACTGGTAGTTGCGACACCGCGGTTTTCACACAAACAGGGTAAAGAAAGACACATTTTCAAAAGTACTTAATTTTCACCCATCAAATTATGACTCTACCAAACCTTATTTAacctcaatttaatttaattatctgttaTAGAAGAAAAAACTAGAGGGGAATATCTGCCTGGCCTTATTTAACCTTACTAATAGGGATCTGTTTTTACCGTTTCAGGAAGGAACCCTGAAAGTGGCATAAGTGGAGAAGGCATCCAATCTGGTTACTTACTAACGTCAGGTTTAGCAATACATTTGTAGAGACTTCtgaatttacattatatttcttattttttatatctattatttaatttcatctcTTAATAGATACACTGGTCCACTAAAACCGTTCTATTTAAAAAGTCGTGACACTTGACGGCCGCTCTGAAAAATGCAGTTGGCAACAGCAGAGCACCGCGCGTCTCATAAACAATACAACACGAATACCATTGTTTTGTggttacattaattataatcatctCCATCTGTGATTTAAATAGCGTACTGAAGAATCATTCattatgtttatgtaattaGTTACCGGTATTTAGTCATCATCATCCAAACCTTTTCCTAAATGTGGCTTCTAGTCTAGACGGTTGCAGCAAGCAGCtgtgacctcctcaacccaggcACCTCAGCAACACCCCTTCCTCAGAATAAGATTGCCAGtctttctagcttttgactattcgtaactcgttatgacataaatAATCAGCGACCGCATCATGTGAAGCTTAACCTGAGTGTGTGTAGTTCTATGTCAGATGTGGAGCTTACTTCAAATACaggtcaattttgttttttcttcacGACTATCGTTCTCCGTTCTCTTGCCAGACGACTGAAATGATTAACTATACAAGCTTCATAAATATGCCCGAGATATGcattaaaaatgcaaatgtaCCTACATTACACAGAGTTTCGTAGAGAACATCATGATATCGTAAACTTACAATTTTATAGGTAGTTTTGTCTGACATTAATCGTTTTTATCGTCGAGATGatttatttgagattttttcaAGAAGTTATATCGAACCAAAACTCAAATTTTCccaaaattaagtataattttcgACATCTGTTCAAATTTGTGTGTCAAAACGTCacaatttgtcaaataaattgttatttatttattgttttcctttttatattacttttcaGACATTGTACTATAGCTTGGGCTGTGTTTTGGGGAAAACGTCGTTATCACGATATTTAACGATAATAAGGATTTATAGATTAGCAACCGGTTATTTCcattctaaattatatttatcattacaTAATTTCTGTCAACGAcaatgttttgaatttgaacactatttatactattatatttgtaatattttcttttatcttcgTTTAATCTCCTTCACACATAGGCaagtaatcaaaataataaatagcacTCACACTAAATTAACCAATTGTAGGAAATGACCCAAAATAGATACCTACGTCATATAATGTAAATAGGGAACAAAAGTCTCTTAAAGATCTATTTAACCTTGTAATAAATCAACTCATCGCGTCATCGATAAACGGTCGATGGACTTTAGGACCGCAGGGGTCCCGATGTCACCCGACCCGTGACGGAGGTCGTCGCCACATTATAATGTCCCATAGTGATGCAGCCAGGGCCCAGGGTTTGGAGTGTCGGCATCAGATCAGAGAGGGGGCGGGGCGCGGCTGATGCGCCACATCGCACATGTGGCTAAATGACATTGATAGTCATTAAGAGTTCTGGACAGAGCAAACCTTTTTTGTGCAATAATAAATGAGTTCAATATTTGCGGTTGATAAGTTgcgcttttgttttttttttatctgagaCATTTTTTCACCACATTTTGTTGTGAAACGTTCAGTGGACAATTGAACggagattttttaatttgatgtgtTGCTACATTGAAAAACTTTTAAGTGGCAAGAAACCATAGATAGAAATAGAGTACGAAGTCCACACCAAGCTCTACCACTACAACTCATCACACAAGTTTTACCCACGTACCTACGAAATTGTCTTTGGGTGGTAAGTCTATAGTGACGTTACTACTAACCCTGAGATAAAAACCCTCCCTAATTGCTCTAGGTCCTTCTGACCCCAGTATTGTAACGACAGTGTTACATACCGTCCGGCGGCGCACATCACAGGCGGGGGGCGTGGCCGCCACGCCTCGCCGGGCCACTTGACACCATGTTACATGTTACAGAGATACGTACCACACGGGGGCAAGTGTTATGTTTAAGAGAACTTGTTTGAGTTATCTGTTACCGATAGCTCAAGGACTGGACACTTGGAGACTCGGGTTCCATTCAACAAAACTGAAGTCCTTCAGAAGTCATCTCAAACGCTAACTTctttacagtttattttgtttttcccCTAATTTCTCACCGATTTCTTTTATGCTCTTATCGTGTGCCATCTGAATCATAACCATTATATCTACCTAGCTCTATAAGTGAGTATACCACCCAAACGCAGCGTCCAACAATAACGGCCGcggctgcgcaggcgcaggcgcACGTGTGCGCAGTTTTTGTCCGTTCCGCGAACGTCCGTCACGCTCCGGTGCTGACGCCACATCAAAGGGTACCACAATGTCACATATACCACACACTGACacattttagtagtttttttactaaattaaacttttgaaCTTGTTCTCTTTGTGGATATTGCTTAATTAGTTGTAAACTTGTAAATGATCTATTAGGTTTAGAATAGTTTAGATATTTTGAGAGGAAGGCTCTGGGCTTCGAATGAAGAAAGATCTCTTAGAAGGCAGAGTTGGAGACAAAATTGAGTAATAGGAGTGGCACTAATAAGGCCAAATTGAAAGGTCAACCTCTACgcttaaattttgttattacagcaatttgttttaaacaactTCTGCAATAGGCATCTAGATTCTGTGTCActggggagtttcacaaacattcaagtcatttaCACCAGACACCCAATTACTATTTGGTGTTGAATTCAATgacaataaaaccaaaaaaattgttgaacCATTACTGATCTATTGAAGATGAAGATGTATACAAATCATGATTTTACCTCAAGTCCAGCTCACAAGGACCTAGTAAACAATTTTTCCAAAGAAAGCAATTTCCGATTAGAAGCGTGACAGTTCCTCATAGTTCAGTAAAACCGATTAGCTTTCATTGCAGCGTGAGCACTGGCCGTTAACCGCGTGTGGCTAATGCGGTGACACGCGTGCGAACAGCAATGTAACCAACACGCCGGTGATTGGGAAATGTACGTAACGAGGAGGGGAGGCGTTGTCAGTGACTGTGCTTAGTGCCGGGGTAGTGGTGGGCTGCTGTGTGATAAAACGAGGCGTGGAGTTCCAGAGAAAGAAGGTTTGATACATGTCTAATGGTTACCTACTTAAGCTTCAGACGTGTAATACCAGGCAATGGATTCGGAAAATTAATAAGATAATGAGTGAttacataaattacaattactaCAAGGTATGCTTCTCTTTCCAacgaattgaaattatttactatctggtattatctatttatcaaattatcaCGAACGTTTAAACCCACTCAATTTAAATATCGATATAAATAGTCGAAcaaatgtttcatatttattttcgtacaaAAGTCGTTATGTCATATGTTCACGCTTCAGCGATGCGAAAGATAGCAGTTTTAAATTATCCTCATACGTCACTAGAGCGTGGTCATAATGCGCCATACGAAGCAATCGCAATGCTATTAGCAAAGAAATGAATGGAAAAACAATCTAGCTATTTATCTCGCCACTGATTCACAACTACCGTATAAACAGACGCGCGACATATCTCTAAATCAAATTACTGCAGTTCTTATATCTTGTGAGATAACTCGCGATTGCGAATCCTCAGATAACACTGATCAATCACAATTTAACTACTTCAGCGCCGCGCGAAATTACACATTCACACTcgtaaatagataataatattgttatcg
The Trichoplusia ni isolate ovarian cell line Hi5 chromosome 23, tn1, whole genome shotgun sequence DNA segment above includes these coding regions:
- the LOC113504831 gene encoding paired box protein Pax-1-like, which gives rise to MMLGGMDGKEYGALHAAAAAAGYSMDTDPSGGGMGNPGVAGTGTQQYGEVNQLGGVFVNGRPLPNAVRLRIVELAQLGIRPCDISRQLRVSHGCVSKILARYHETGSILPGAIGGSKPRVTTPKVVSYIKQLKAKDPGIFAWEIRDRLLADGVCDKYNVPSVSSISRILRNKLGGGALYPVPPLYPVPPQRCWPLHQPYDYYVYLQGRQHTAGNPHALPHPHQQAPPPHHAHAHAL